A genomic window from Sphingobacterium spiritivorum includes:
- the recA gene encoding recombinase RecA — translation MSNQDKLKALQLTLDKLEKSYGKGTIMKLGDSAVEPIESISTGSLGLDIALGIGGVPKGRIIEIYGPESSGKTTLATHIVAEAQKKGGIAAIIDAEHAFDKYYAQKLGVDVENLLISQPDNGEQGLEIADNLIRSGAIDVIVIDSVAALVPKGEIEGEMGDSKMGLQARLMSQALRKLTGTISKTNCCCIFINQLREKIGVMFGNPETTTGGNALKFYASVRLDIRRTSQIKDSDEVSGNRVKVKIVKNKVAPPFRIAEFDIMFGEGISKVGEIIDLGVEYNIIKKSGSWFSYGDTKLGQGRDAVKSLLQDNPDLMDELEQKIKAEVSGVEAVVEPE, via the coding sequence ATGAGCAACCAAGACAAATTAAAAGCTTTACAGCTTACTTTAGATAAATTAGAAAAATCGTACGGTAAAGGTACGATCATGAAATTAGGTGATTCAGCGGTGGAACCGATTGAGTCTATTTCTACAGGTTCTTTAGGTCTGGATATTGCACTGGGAATCGGAGGTGTACCAAAAGGCCGTATTATCGAGATCTATGGCCCGGAATCTTCAGGTAAAACAACATTAGCGACACATATAGTTGCAGAGGCACAGAAAAAAGGCGGAATTGCAGCCATCATCGATGCCGAGCACGCATTTGATAAATATTACGCACAGAAACTGGGTGTGGATGTAGAGAACCTGCTGATTTCTCAGCCGGATAATGGTGAGCAGGGTCTGGAGATCGCCGACAACCTGATCCGCTCAGGAGCTATTGATGTAATCGTCATTGACTCCGTTGCGGCATTAGTACCTAAAGGTGAAATTGAAGGAGAAATGGGAGATTCCAAAATGGGACTACAGGCCCGTCTGATGTCTCAGGCTTTGCGTAAACTGACAGGAACCATATCCAAAACTAACTGTTGTTGTATTTTTATCAACCAGTTGCGCGAAAAAATTGGTGTAATGTTCGGAAACCCGGAAACAACAACAGGTGGTAATGCCCTTAAATTCTATGCATCCGTTCGTCTGGATATCCGCCGTACTTCACAGATCAAAGATTCAGATGAGGTATCCGGTAACCGTGTAAAAGTAAAAATTGTAAAAAATAAAGTTGCTCCTCCTTTCCGGATTGCTGAATTTGATATTATGTTTGGGGAAGGTATCTCTAAAGTTGGTGAGATCATCGACCTCGGTGTGGAGTACAATATCATTAAAAAATCAGGATCCTGGTTCAGTTATGGAGACACCAAGCTTGGACAGGGCCGTGATGCTGTAAAATCATTACTTCAGGACAATCCGGATCTGATGGATGAGCTAGAACAAAAAATCAAAGCAGAAGTATCCGGTGTAGAAGCTGTTGTCGAACCGGAATAA
- a CDS encoding endonuclease/exonuclease/phosphatase family protein, with product MKNKYSLILLLFLFNLCSPVFGQQPLKILSYNIHHGNPPSKPGIIDLEAIAKVIRTSGADVVGLQEIDVNVGRSEHVDQAKKLAELAGMKYYFFSKGIDLEKGEYGTLILSKFPITNTERLELPMPVKSEMRSLGIAKIKIPSGKEILFANTHLDLKEENRIAQAKFIVNHFQDTKHLVVLVGDLNAQPQSEPIKILGDFFKRSEVPNGFTIPEVNPNREIDFIMVNKSKNPKFQNHTVIEESYASDHRPVYAELVIK from the coding sequence ATGAAAAATAAATACAGCCTTATTCTCCTTTTATTTCTGTTTAATCTCTGTTCCCCTGTATTCGGACAGCAGCCTTTAAAGATTCTTTCCTACAACATTCACCACGGCAATCCGCCCAGCAAACCGGGTATTATCGATCTTGAAGCTATCGCAAAAGTGATCCGTACATCCGGAGCGGACGTAGTCGGACTACAGGAAATAGATGTAAATGTAGGCCGTTCGGAGCATGTTGATCAGGCTAAAAAACTGGCAGAATTAGCCGGAATGAAATATTACTTCTTTTCGAAAGGAATCGACCTGGAAAAAGGAGAATACGGAACGCTGATTCTCTCAAAATTCCCAATTACCAATACCGAACGACTTGAACTGCCTATGCCTGTCAAAAGTGAAATGCGAAGTCTGGGTATTGCAAAAATCAAAATTCCTTCAGGCAAAGAAATTCTTTTTGCCAATACACATCTAGATTTAAAAGAAGAAAACAGAATCGCGCAGGCTAAATTTATAGTCAATCATTTTCAGGACACAAAACATCTCGTTGTCCTTGTAGGAGACCTTAATGCACAACCGCAATCGGAACCTATAAAAATTTTAGGAGATTTCTTTAAACGTAGCGAAGTTCCTAACGGATTTACTATTCCGGAAGTGAATCCTAACCGAGAAATTGATTTTATCATGGTCAATAAAAGCAAAAATCCTAAATTCCAAAACCACACGGTAATAGAAGAGTCTTACGCGTCTGATCACAGACCGGTATATGCTGAACTTGTGATTAAATAA
- the pruA gene encoding L-glutamate gamma-semialdehyde dehydrogenase, giving the protein MLKGFFKVPVPVNEPVYTYAVGSNERKLLKAAIEEARSKQIDVPMFIGGKEIRTDKKINITPPHDHQHVLGQYSEGTKTHVTDAINAALAAKKDWENLAWEDRAAIFLKAADLIAGKYRYKLNAATMLGQSKNPYQAEIDSACEIVDFLRFNVQYMSEIYAQQPPVSGKGVWNRLEQRPLEGFVFALTPFNFTAIAGNLPSCVAMMGNVVVWKPSNTQIYSANVLMEIFREAGLPDGVINLVFVSGPDAGDIIFKHPDFAGIHFTGSTGVFQNIWKTIGENIHLYKTYPRIVGETGGKDFILVHPSADLKVTNTAIVRGAFEYQGQKCSAVSRVYIPKSLWPELKKSMIADIQSFTIGGTEDFTNFINAVIDEKSFDKLAKYIDRAKDSADAEIIVGGTYDKSKGYFIHPTVIVANTPDYETLSEELFGPVLTVYVYEDAKWEETLELVDKTSIYALTGSVIAQDRYAITQATHALRNAAGNFYVNDKCTGAVVGQQPFGGARGSGTNDKAGSMINLLRWVSPRTIKETFNPDTDYRYPFMEKGE; this is encoded by the coding sequence ATGTTAAAAGGATTTTTCAAAGTTCCTGTTCCTGTTAATGAACCGGTATATACTTACGCTGTCGGAAGTAACGAGCGTAAATTATTGAAAGCAGCTATTGAAGAAGCGCGTTCAAAACAAATAGATGTCCCGATGTTTATCGGAGGGAAAGAAATCCGTACGGATAAAAAGATCAATATCACTCCTCCGCATGATCATCAGCATGTATTAGGACAATATAGTGAAGGTACCAAGACGCATGTTACGGATGCCATCAATGCTGCTCTGGCTGCTAAAAAGGATTGGGAAAATCTGGCATGGGAAGATCGTGCTGCTATTTTCTTAAAAGCTGCTGATCTGATTGCAGGTAAATACCGCTATAAGCTGAATGCAGCTACCATGCTGGGTCAGTCTAAAAACCCGTATCAGGCAGAGATTGATTCGGCATGTGAGATTGTGGATTTTCTACGTTTCAATGTACAATACATGAGTGAGATCTATGCTCAGCAACCTCCAGTGTCCGGAAAAGGAGTATGGAACCGTCTTGAGCAGCGTCCTCTGGAAGGATTCGTATTTGCTTTGACTCCATTCAACTTTACGGCTATTGCAGGTAACCTGCCTTCATGTGTTGCTATGATGGGAAATGTGGTTGTATGGAAGCCTTCCAATACACAGATCTATTCGGCAAATGTATTGATGGAGATCTTCAGAGAAGCAGGTCTTCCGGACGGAGTTATTAATCTTGTATTTGTTTCCGGCCCGGATGCAGGAGATATTATCTTCAAACATCCTGATTTTGCAGGTATCCATTTTACAGGTTCTACAGGGGTTTTCCAGAATATCTGGAAAACTATCGGTGAAAACATTCACTTATACAAAACATACCCTCGTATCGTAGGAGAGACCGGTGGTAAAGATTTTATCCTGGTACACCCTTCTGCAGATCTGAAAGTGACCAATACAGCTATAGTACGTGGAGCTTTTGAATATCAGGGACAAAAATGTTCGGCAGTATCCCGTGTATATATTCCAAAATCATTGTGGCCTGAACTAAAGAAATCAATGATTGCTGATATTCAATCATTTACTATCGGTGGTACAGAAGATTTTACAAACTTTATCAATGCCGTTATTGATGAAAAATCATTTGATAAATTGGCTAAATACATTGACCGTGCTAAAGATTCCGCTGATGCAGAAATCATAGTTGGAGGTACATATGATAAGTCAAAAGGCTACTTTATCCATCCGACAGTTATCGTAGCAAATACACCTGACTACGAGACATTATCTGAAGAACTGTTTGGTCCGGTATTGACTGTCTATGTATACGAAGATGCGAAGTGGGAGGAAACTTTAGAGTTAGTAGATAAAACATCCATCTATGCGCTTACAGGATCAGTAATTGCACAGGATCGTTATGCAATCACACAAGCTACTCATGCTTTACGTAATGCTGCGGGTAACTTTTATGTCAATGATAAATGTACAGGAGCTGTAGTTGGTCAACAACCATTTGGTGGTGCAAGAGGTTCGGGTACGAATGATAAAGCAGGATCAATGATTAACTTGTTACGTTGGGTCTCTCCACGTACGATCAAAGAAACATTCAATCCGGATACAGATTACAGATATCCTTTCATGGAAAAAGGAGAATAA
- the msrA gene encoding peptide-methionine (S)-S-oxide reductase MsrA yields the protein MKIKCVSKHILLIVLLATLFAGCHSPKAEKISFEYLPSQARNSEHDTATFAAGCFWCIEAQFKELKGVEQVVSGYSGGHVKDPTYTQVSLGGTGHAEVIQVVYNPHIVSYDQLLQGFFLAHDPTQLNRQGNDVGEQYRSAIFVHDKIQLDKVRYYIRKMTDEKLYDKPIVTQVEPFTVFYKAEDYHQNYYTNNPDEAYCQYVIKPKLEKFKHIFSTNLKHTP from the coding sequence ATGAAGATAAAATGTGTAAGTAAACATATTTTGCTGATTGTACTGTTGGCCACATTGTTTGCCGGTTGTCATTCACCTAAAGCTGAAAAAATATCTTTTGAGTACCTTCCTTCTCAAGCCCGAAACAGCGAACACGATACAGCTACTTTTGCTGCAGGATGCTTCTGGTGTATTGAAGCACAGTTTAAGGAATTAAAAGGTGTAGAACAGGTGGTGTCTGGTTATAGTGGAGGACACGTTAAAGATCCGACGTATACTCAGGTGTCATTGGGAGGTACAGGGCATGCAGAAGTGATACAGGTGGTGTATAATCCTCATATCGTGTCCTATGATCAGCTTTTACAAGGGTTTTTTCTGGCACATGATCCAACTCAGCTCAATCGTCAGGGAAATGACGTAGGAGAGCAATATCGCTCTGCGATATTTGTACATGATAAAATCCAGCTGGATAAAGTGCGGTACTATATCCGAAAAATGACCGATGAAAAGCTTTATGATAAACCGATCGTTACACAGGTTGAACCGTTCACAGTGTTTTATAAAGCAGAGGATTATCATCAGAATTACTATACAAACAATCCAGATGAAGCTTATTGTCAGTATGTCATTAAACCGAAATTGGAAAAGTTTAAACACATTTTCTCCACTAACCTTAAGCATACTCCTTAA
- a CDS encoding superoxide dismutase — protein MAFQLEALPYASDALEPHIDKETMEIHHDRHHQAYVDNLNKAIAGTDAENLSLEEIVKNVSKYSPAVRNNGGGHFNHGLFWSVLGANAGGQPTGELAAAIDETFGSFDELKKKLQEAGAGRFGSGWSWLIVGADGKLAVTSTPNQDNPLMDVAEVKGTPVLGIDVWEHAYYLKYQNKRPAYLEAIFNVINWDAVAERYAAAKK, from the coding sequence ATGGCATTTCAATTAGAAGCGTTACCATACGCATCGGACGCATTAGAACCACATATTGACAAAGAAACCATGGAAATTCACCATGACAGACACCATCAGGCGTATGTTGACAATTTGAACAAAGCTATTGCAGGAACAGATGCTGAGAATTTATCACTAGAAGAAATTGTAAAAAATGTTTCTAAATATAGCCCTGCAGTGCGTAACAATGGTGGAGGTCACTTTAATCACGGTCTTTTCTGGAGCGTGTTAGGTGCAAATGCGGGTGGTCAGCCTACAGGTGAGCTTGCAGCTGCTATCGATGAAACATTTGGTTCATTTGACGAATTAAAGAAAAAACTTCAGGAAGCAGGTGCAGGACGTTTCGGTTCCGGTTGGTCATGGTTGATCGTAGGTGCTGATGGCAAATTAGCAGTTACTTCTACACCTAATCAGGATAACCCTTTAATGGATGTTGCTGAAGTAAAAGGAACTCCGGTATTGGGTATAGATGTGTGGGAACATGCTTACTACTTAAAATATCAAAACAAACGCCCGGCCTATCTGGAAGCAATTTTCAATGTGATTAACTGGGATGCTGTCGCTGAAAGATACGCAGCAGCTAAAAAATAA
- a CDS encoding nucleoside deaminase, with protein sequence MRYINFEEGSNIDPDEFYMKAALTLAKKAYEEDEVPIGAVIVSQGKIIGKGYNLTERLNDVTAHAEMQAFTAASSYLGGKYLKDCTLYVTVEPCVMCAGASYWTQVSRIVYGAPDEKRGASRYGKLFHPKTEIISGVLQEECAELITSFFRQKR encoded by the coding sequence ATGAGATATATTAATTTTGAAGAAGGTAGCAACATAGATCCTGATGAGTTTTATATGAAGGCTGCTTTGACTCTGGCAAAGAAAGCGTATGAAGAAGACGAAGTCCCGATAGGTGCTGTCATTGTAAGTCAGGGGAAAATTATTGGGAAGGGATATAATCTGACAGAACGTCTTAATGATGTGACCGCGCATGCCGAAATGCAGGCTTTCACAGCAGCATCCAGTTATCTGGGCGGCAAGTATCTGAAAGATTGCACCTTGTATGTCACTGTAGAACCCTGTGTGATGTGTGCCGGTGCATCCTACTGGACGCAGGTATCGCGAATCGTGTACGGAGCTCCGGATGAAAAAAGAGGCGCTTCCAGATATGGTAAATTATTCCATCCAAAGACGGAAATCATATCCGGAGTATTGCAGGAAGAATGTGCAGAATTGATTACATCATTTTTTCGTCAGAAAAGATAG
- a CDS encoding tRNA-binding protein: MEEISWADFEKVDLRVGTILEAVDFPKAKKPAYQLVVDFGEEIGIRKSSAQITVHYTKESLIGRQVVAVINFPKKQIANFMSECLVTGFADENGDIVLTAVERPLPNGSRLC; the protein is encoded by the coding sequence ATGGAGGAGATTAGTTGGGCAGACTTTGAGAAAGTTGATTTAAGAGTGGGGACAATTCTCGAAGCTGTGGATTTTCCGAAAGCCAAAAAACCTGCTTATCAGTTGGTCGTAGATTTTGGTGAAGAGATCGGTATTCGCAAGTCCAGTGCACAGATTACAGTACATTACACGAAAGAGAGTCTGATCGGCAGACAAGTCGTGGCAGTGATCAATTTTCCGAAGAAGCAAATCGCTAATTTTATGTCGGAGTGTCTCGTAACAGGATTTGCAGATGAGAATGGAGATATAGTATTGACTGCTGTTGAGCGTCCGTTGCCTAACGGATCGAGGTTGTGTTAG
- a CDS encoding porin family protein, giving the protein MKKFILSLVASMMLVVSANAQLIPSLKFGVKGALNFSSLKSEGKWLNSDTKTGYQAGLWARVGAAGFHVQPEAYFTGKKIKGEYQTENGSTENGTFDLTTIDVPVLLGTRVGLGPIGVRFQAGPVFAFKVSEGGSLSKYTDFANYKKASTGIIGGIGADISKFTVDLRYEHGLSSLSDNKDKIKMWSIGVGYNFL; this is encoded by the coding sequence ATGAAAAAGTTTATACTCAGTTTAGTTGCCTCTATGATGTTAGTCGTTTCAGCAAATGCTCAGCTGATCCCAAGTTTAAAATTCGGGGTTAAGGGAGCACTGAATTTCTCCAGTCTGAAATCTGAAGGCAAATGGCTTAATTCGGATACAAAAACAGGTTATCAGGCAGGTTTGTGGGCCAGAGTTGGTGCTGCAGGATTTCATGTTCAGCCGGAGGCTTATTTCACCGGAAAGAAAATAAAAGGTGAATATCAGACCGAAAACGGATCCACAGAAAACGGAACTTTTGATCTGACGACAATTGATGTCCCTGTATTGTTAGGTACACGTGTCGGATTAGGCCCTATCGGTGTAAGATTTCAGGCAGGTCCGGTATTTGCATTCAAAGTAAGTGAAGGCGGATCATTGAGTAAATACACCGACTTTGCGAATTACAAAAAAGCATCAACAGGTATTATCGGTGGTATAGGTGCTGACATAAGCAAGTTCACTGTAGACCTTCGTTACGAACATGGATTGTCCAGTCTTAGTGACAACAAAGACAAGATCAAAATGTGGTCAATTGGTGTAGGATACAATTTCTTGTAG
- a CDS encoding succinate dehydrogenase cytochrome b subunit — MSKSKPVLSSSLGKKLIMSLTGLFLCTFLIVHLIGNLQLFKSDEGLAFNQYAYTMTHFAPIKVVSYLLYASIIIHAIYALVLTLKNKAARPIGYAKYDGAANSAWNSRNMGILGTVLLVFIATHMANFWWKYHNDQTPYIEYKTDLATNVTTSKELSQSEFTDFRIEVKDGVQTIQARDLYKQVDYAFQNVWLVLLYVVAMAALSFHLIHGFQSAFQTVGFNHRKYIPIVRFLGIWVFGVLIPIGFAAMPLYFFFAK, encoded by the coding sequence ATGAGTAAATCAAAGCCAGTTTTAAGTTCTTCGTTGGGGAAGAAACTGATCATGAGCTTAACAGGACTTTTCCTATGTACGTTTTTGATCGTCCATTTGATAGGAAACCTACAACTGTTTAAGAGTGATGAAGGTCTTGCGTTTAACCAATACGCATACACCATGACCCATTTTGCACCTATTAAAGTAGTTTCTTATTTACTTTATGCTTCTATTATTATCCATGCTATTTATGCATTGGTATTGACGTTGAAAAATAAGGCAGCGCGCCCGATTGGGTACGCAAAGTACGACGGAGCAGCTAACAGTGCGTGGAATTCCAGAAACATGGGAATTTTAGGAACAGTATTATTGGTATTTATCGCTACGCACATGGCAAACTTTTGGTGGAAATATCACAATGATCAGACTCCTTATATAGAATACAAAACAGATCTGGCCACCAATGTGACCACCTCCAAAGAATTAAGCCAGTCTGAATTCACTGATTTCCGTATAGAAGTCAAAGATGGTGTACAGACGATACAAGCACGCGACCTGTACAAACAGGTAGATTATGCTTTCCAAAACGTATGGTTAGTATTATTATATGTAGTAGCAATGGCAGCATTATCTTTTCACCTGATACATGGTTTTCAATCGGCTTTTCAGACCGTTGGATTCAATCACAGAAAATATATTCCAATTGTTAGATTTTTAGGTATCTGGGTATTCGGTGTACTTATCCCTATTGGATTTGCAGCCATGCCTTTATATTTTTTCTTTGCTAAATAA
- a CDS encoding fumarate reductase/succinate dehydrogenase flavoprotein subunit: protein MLDSKVPAGPLAQKWSNHKFNLKLVNPANKRKFTIIVVGTGLAGASAAASLAELGYNVKAFCYQDSPRRAHSIAAQGGINAAKNYQNDGDSVYRLFYDTIKGGDYRAREANVYRLAEVSVNIIDQCVAQGVPFAREYGGLLDNRSFGGAQVSRTFYARGQTGQQLLLGAYSALNRQIKKGKVEMFNRHEMLDVVKVDGHAKGIITRDLVTGAIESHAGHAVLLCTGGYGNVFFLSTNAMGCNVTAAWRAHKRGAYFANPCYTQIHPTCIPVTGDHQSKLTLMSESLRNDGRVWVPKTQELSAKLRNGELKAADIKEDDRDYFLERKYPSFGNLVPRDVASRNAKEAVDDGRGVGKSGVAVFLDFADAIKRLGEDTVRAKYGNLFDMYYQITDENPYKQPMRIYPAVHYTMGGVWVDYNLMTTIPGLYALGECNFSDHGANRLGASALMQGLADGYFVIPYTVGDYLSGLGFAPVDDKRPEFEQARQEVEAKTKQLLSLKGTKTVDDIHKELGKIMWEYCGMARTAEGLTKAKGLIQELKKEFWSNVTVLGENEELNLSLEKAGRVADFIELGELMVDDAFNRSESCGGHFRLESQTEEGEAKRNDEEFTYVSAWEFKGENQPEVLHKEELIFENVKLTQRSYK, encoded by the coding sequence ATGTTAGATTCAAAAGTACCAGCGGGTCCTTTAGCCCAAAAATGGTCAAATCATAAATTCAATCTTAAGTTAGTTAACCCTGCTAACAAACGTAAATTCACGATTATCGTTGTTGGTACAGGTTTAGCGGGAGCTTCTGCTGCTGCTTCATTAGCTGAGTTGGGATATAACGTAAAAGCATTCTGCTATCAGGATTCTCCACGCCGTGCACACTCTATCGCAGCACAGGGAGGTATCAACGCAGCAAAAAATTATCAAAACGACGGTGACTCTGTATACCGTCTATTCTACGATACAATCAAAGGTGGTGACTACCGTGCACGTGAGGCAAACGTATACCGCCTGGCTGAAGTATCGGTAAATATTATTGACCAATGTGTAGCTCAGGGAGTTCCTTTTGCCCGCGAATACGGAGGCTTGTTAGACAACCGTTCATTTGGTGGTGCACAGGTATCCCGTACTTTCTATGCACGTGGCCAGACCGGACAACAATTATTATTAGGCGCTTATTCTGCATTAAACCGTCAGATCAAAAAGGGCAAAGTTGAAATGTTCAACCGTCATGAGATGCTTGATGTAGTAAAAGTGGATGGTCATGCTAAAGGTATTATCACGCGTGATCTGGTAACAGGAGCTATTGAGTCTCACGCAGGACACGCTGTATTATTGTGTACAGGAGGTTACGGTAACGTATTCTTCTTGTCTACAAATGCTATGGGATGTAATGTAACTGCAGCATGGAGAGCACACAAGCGTGGTGCATACTTCGCTAACCCTTGTTACACACAGATTCACCCAACATGTATTCCTGTAACAGGAGATCATCAGTCTAAACTGACATTAATGTCGGAGTCACTGCGTAATGATGGTCGTGTATGGGTACCTAAAACTCAGGAATTATCGGCTAAACTTCGTAACGGAGAATTAAAAGCAGCTGACATCAAAGAAGACGACAGAGATTACTTCCTGGAAAGAAAATACCCTTCATTTGGTAACCTTGTTCCTCGTGACGTTGCATCCCGTAATGCTAAAGAAGCGGTAGATGATGGTCGTGGTGTTGGTAAATCCGGAGTAGCTGTATTCCTTGACTTTGCGGATGCAATCAAACGTCTTGGTGAAGATACAGTACGTGCAAAATATGGTAACTTATTTGACATGTACTATCAGATCACTGATGAGAATCCATATAAACAACCAATGCGTATCTACCCTGCAGTTCACTATACGATGGGTGGTGTATGGGTTGATTATAACCTGATGACGACTATCCCTGGATTGTACGCATTAGGAGAATGTAATTTCTCTGATCACGGAGCAAACAGATTAGGAGCATCTGCATTAATGCAGGGTCTTGCTGATGGTTACTTCGTAATTCCTTATACTGTGGGTGATTACCTTTCAGGATTAGGTTTTGCACCGGTAGACGACAAGCGTCCGGAATTTGAGCAAGCCAGACAAGAGGTAGAAGCTAAAACCAAACAGTTGCTTTCACTGAAAGGAACAAAGACTGTAGATGATATCCACAAAGAACTGGGTAAAATCATGTGGGAATACTGTGGTATGGCTCGTACAGCAGAAGGACTGACAAAAGCAAAAGGTTTGATCCAGGAACTTAAAAAAGAATTCTGGTCTAATGTCACTGTATTAGGAGAGAACGAAGAGCTTAATCTGTCCTTAGAAAAAGCCGGCCGTGTTGCTGACTTTATAGAATTAGGTGAATTGATGGTAGACGATGCTTTCAACCGCTCAGAATCATGTGGAGGTCACTTCCGTCTGGAAAGTCAGACTGAAGAAGGTGAAGCGAAACGTAATGATGAAGAATTCACGTATGTTTCTGCCTGGGAATTCAAAGGCGAAAACCAACCAGAGGTTCTTCACAAAGAAGAGTTAATTTTCGAAAATGTTAAATTAACACAAAGAAGTTATAAATAG
- a CDS encoding succinate dehydrogenase/fumarate reductase iron-sulfur subunit, translated as MSAHMNLTLKVWRQKNDKQKGQFVTYQANNIADDMSFLEMLDIVNEELTRKGEDPIYFDHDCREGICGMCSLVINGRPHGPKQGTTTCQLHMRSFHDGQTIVIEPWRAAAFPVLKDLAVDRTAFDRIQQAGGYVNVNTGGVPDANAILIPKRIADEAFESATCIGCGACVAACKNASAMLFVSAKVSQFALLPQGQTERYERAQAMVDQMDAEGFGNCTNTGACEAECPVGIKLTNIARLNREYLTAKLFREEDIHN; from the coding sequence ATGAGTGCACATATGAATTTAACGCTGAAGGTATGGCGTCAGAAAAATGATAAACAAAAAGGTCAGTTCGTAACCTATCAGGCAAATAATATCGCTGACGATATGTCTTTCTTGGAAATGCTTGACATTGTTAACGAAGAATTAACCCGTAAAGGTGAAGATCCTATTTATTTTGACCATGACTGTCGCGAAGGAATTTGCGGAATGTGTTCATTGGTTATTAATGGTCGTCCTCACGGACCTAAACAAGGAACAACAACCTGTCAATTGCACATGCGTAGTTTCCATGACGGACAAACAATCGTCATCGAGCCTTGGCGTGCGGCTGCGTTCCCTGTATTGAAAGACCTTGCTGTAGACCGTACCGCATTTGACCGTATCCAACAAGCCGGAGGATATGTAAATGTCAATACCGGAGGTGTACCGGATGCGAATGCAATCCTTATTCCTAAAAGAATTGCGGATGAAGCATTTGAGTCTGCAACCTGTATCGGATGCGGAGCTTGTGTAGCGGCTTGTAAAAATGCATCAGCAATGCTTTTTGTTTCTGCAAAAGTTTCTCAGTTTGCATTGTTACCACAAGGTCAGACAGAACGCTATGAACGCGCTCAGGCTATGGTAGATCAAATGGATGCTGAAGGATTTGGTAACTGTACCAATACAGGAGCCTGCGAAGCAGAATGTCCTGTAGGTATCAAACTGACAAATATTGCACGATTGAATCGTGAATATTTAACAGCAAAATTATTCAGAGAAGAAGATATTCACAACTAG